A region of Halalkaliarchaeum desulfuricum DNA encodes the following proteins:
- a CDS encoding OBG GTPase family GTP-binding protein: protein MGLEEEIEELREEIAETPYNKATEAHIGRLKAKLAEKKEKLETQSSPGGGQGYAVEKHGDATVALVGFPSVGKSTLINAMTNADSETGAYDFTTLDVNPGMLQYQGANIQLLDVPGLIEGAAGGRGDGKEVLSVVRTADLVVFLLSVFEIDQYDRLARELYKNKIRIDTEPPNISVRKTHKDGIRVTMGDSVSLDEETVKSVLREHGFVNAAVTIPHDLTIDELVDGVMDNRVYLPSIVTVNKADLIDRDYLPTVEAELEERGLDPDEVTFISAEEERGLDALRERIWEELGLIRIYMDKPGRGVDYEEPLILREGQTVGDACRKIGGDFEERFKFARVTGPSAKHDEQQVGTGHELADEDVLRIVARK, encoded by the coding sequence ATGGGACTGGAGGAGGAGATCGAGGAACTCCGGGAGGAGATCGCCGAGACCCCTTATAACAAGGCCACAGAGGCGCACATCGGCCGCCTGAAGGCCAAACTCGCGGAGAAAAAAGAGAAGCTCGAAACCCAGTCCTCACCGGGCGGCGGCCAGGGGTACGCCGTCGAGAAGCACGGCGACGCCACCGTCGCGCTGGTGGGCTTTCCAAGCGTCGGCAAGTCGACACTAATCAACGCAATGACGAACGCCGACAGCGAGACGGGGGCCTACGACTTCACGACGCTCGATGTCAATCCGGGGATGCTCCAATACCAGGGGGCGAACATCCAGCTGCTCGACGTCCCGGGGTTGATCGAAGGGGCCGCCGGCGGCCGCGGCGACGGCAAGGAGGTGCTGTCGGTCGTCCGGACGGCGGACCTGGTCGTCTTCTTGCTTTCCGTGTTCGAGATCGACCAGTACGACCGGCTCGCGCGGGAACTGTACAAAAACAAGATCCGCATCGACACGGAGCCGCCGAACATCTCGGTCCGGAAGACGCACAAGGACGGCATCCGGGTGACGATGGGGGACAGCGTCTCGCTGGACGAGGAGACCGTAAAGAGCGTGCTCCGGGAGCACGGCTTCGTCAACGCCGCGGTGACGATCCCTCACGACCTCACGATCGACGAGCTTGTCGACGGTGTGATGGACAACCGGGTGTATCTACCGTCGATCGTTACGGTAAACAAGGCGGACCTGATCGACCGCGACTACCTGCCGACGGTGGAGGCCGAACTGGAGGAACGGGGGCTCGATCCCGACGAGGTAACGTTCATTTCGGCCGAAGAGGAGCGCGGACTCGATGCACTCCGGGAGCGGATCTGGGAGGAGCTCGGATTGATCCGTATTTACATGGACAAACCCGGCCGGGGCGTCGACTACGAGGAGCCGCTGATCCTCCGAGAGGGCCAGACGGTGGGGGACGCCTGTCGGAAGATCGGCGGGGATTTCGAGGAGCGGTTCAAGTTTGCCCGCGTCACGGGTCCCAGCGCCAAGCACGACGAACAGCAGGTCGGGACGGGCCACGAACTCGCAGACGAGGACGTGCTCCGGATCGTTGCCCGGAAGTGA
- a CDS encoding zinc-dependent alcohol dehydrogenase family protein, whose product MRAAILREYGEPLEIDTVPDPDPDPDGAVVAVEACGLCRSDWHAWKGHGEWADDNVPLGQVLGHEPAGEVLAVGEEVDRIAVGDRVVVPFSLGDGTCHNCRSGHSNVCRDGLALGFQPEAPGAFAEQVAVPAADYNLVRLPDTLEPRDAAVLGCRYMTAYHALASRADLAGGDWLAVHGCGGVGLSAVQLADVLGARIVAVDPDDRARDRAETLGANATIDPGTTDPVGEIHAITDGGADVSLDALGIAETCRNSVRCLRERGTHAQVGLTTDEERGEVSLPTDWMTRWEITFVGSRGMPPTSYARLFDLVAANDVDLAGLVAREISLEDVSARLSAMTDHETVGVEVITEF is encoded by the coding sequence ATGCGCGCAGCGATCCTTCGCGAGTACGGCGAACCCCTCGAGATAGATACGGTACCCGACCCCGACCCCGATCCCGACGGCGCGGTCGTCGCTGTCGAGGCCTGCGGGCTGTGCCGGAGCGACTGGCACGCCTGGAAAGGGCACGGCGAGTGGGCCGACGACAACGTCCCCCTCGGACAGGTGCTGGGGCACGAACCGGCCGGAGAGGTACTCGCGGTCGGCGAGGAGGTGGATCGAATCGCCGTGGGCGATCGCGTGGTCGTCCCCTTCTCGCTGGGTGATGGCACCTGCCACAACTGCCGGTCCGGGCACAGTAACGTTTGCAGAGATGGCCTCGCACTGGGGTTCCAACCGGAGGCGCCCGGCGCGTTTGCCGAACAGGTGGCGGTCCCGGCAGCAGATTACAATCTGGTTCGGCTCCCGGACACACTGGAGCCGCGGGACGCCGCAGTGCTCGGCTGCCGGTACATGACCGCCTACCACGCGCTCGCCTCGCGGGCCGATCTCGCGGGCGGCGACTGGCTCGCGGTCCACGGCTGTGGCGGGGTCGGCTTGTCGGCAGTTCAGCTCGCGGACGTGCTCGGCGCCCGGATCGTCGCCGTCGATCCCGACGACCGGGCCAGAGACCGGGCGGAGACGCTCGGTGCGAACGCGACGATCGATCCGGGGACGACCGATCCGGTCGGGGAGATCCACGCCATCACGGACGGCGGCGCCGACGTCTCCCTCGACGCATTGGGCATCGCCGAGACCTGTCGCAACTCCGTGCGGTGTCTCCGCGAGCGGGGCACACACGCCCAGGTCGGGTTGACGACCGACGAGGAACGCGGCGAGGTCTCGTTGCCCACCGACTGGATGACGCGGTGGGAGATCACGTTCGTCGGCTCCCGGGGGATGCCCCCGACGTCGTACGCCCGACTGTTCGATCTCGTTGCCGCAAACGACGTCGATCTCGCCGGCCTCGTCGCCCGCGAGATCTCTCTCGAGGACGTCTCGGCGCGGCTTTCGGCGATGACGGACCACGAGACCGTCGGCGTGGAAGTGATCACCGAATTTTGA